One window of the Brevibacterium limosum genome contains the following:
- a CDS encoding alpha/beta hydrolase family protein has protein sequence MNPEDLGTLAEYSSPVLRGADTVITIRRPDLETNSYLAQLFSLTEDGSRRLTHSWSDSAPQCGRSWSGYLSAERKTAPQLFVGDSLETAHQITDSHLGVSEFALDDSRARALYVARVAEPGRYGLDESIPETEESPRRITSASYLANGLGYTNDRPARAFLVDLSEPGLGTVGLRGASEVPLSTLLTTPDTDVHDPQFSPNGTRVSVVSALHPDQGQPDLRSTVWLLEGEGPTPLELPSMDVGLHRWLDEDTVLLLGNALTRDELDFVGQMPGLFVHDLTTASTRRLTDPETVAMASIPPRIDGGAIIAAVDTDGATRVVRIGLDAAEIGFDELEFLTDDTTVVNGFDLNDAALVFTGATPQSPAVLGRIPIDGRPDSGTASAPGDVVVVKEHPGPANSVLPQVLRVPGESGTITGWLAKPHGEGPFPVILNIHGGPFAQYTHSWFDETQVLTSAGYAVVFSNPRGSGGRTRSWGIAVQGDMAAPAMADVLAVLDHALESDPTLDSSRLGIQGGSYGGYLTAMTIAADQRFRGAIVERGYLDPDSFVGTSDIGRFFTEEYTSRSREAIVRQSPLAHAPQVGTPTLVMHSERDFRCPLEQAQQYYAALQRAGVDTEMLIFPGENHELSRAGQPRHRRQRFEAILDWWDRHLSGRKRTQPEGERHRPQAADPSAAAAPDSAS, from the coding sequence ATGAACCCTGAAGACCTCGGCACTCTTGCCGAGTACTCCTCGCCCGTGCTGCGCGGCGCTGACACCGTCATCACGATCCGGCGACCCGATCTGGAGACCAACAGCTACCTCGCGCAGCTGTTCTCCCTGACCGAGGACGGCTCCCGGCGGCTGACCCACTCATGGTCGGACTCGGCCCCGCAGTGCGGCCGAAGCTGGTCGGGCTACCTGAGTGCAGAGAGGAAAACCGCCCCGCAGCTCTTCGTCGGCGACAGCCTCGAGACGGCGCACCAGATCACGGACAGCCACCTCGGCGTCTCCGAGTTCGCCCTCGACGACTCCCGGGCCAGGGCTCTCTACGTCGCCCGGGTCGCCGAACCCGGCCGCTACGGACTCGACGAGTCCATCCCGGAGACCGAAGAATCCCCACGGCGGATCACCTCGGCGTCCTACCTGGCCAACGGCCTCGGCTATACGAACGACCGACCGGCCCGTGCCTTCCTCGTCGACCTCTCCGAACCCGGTCTCGGCACGGTCGGCCTTCGCGGAGCCTCCGAAGTGCCGCTGTCGACTCTGCTGACCACCCCGGACACCGATGTCCACGATCCGCAGTTCTCCCCGAACGGCACACGCGTGTCCGTGGTCTCCGCTCTCCACCCCGACCAGGGACAGCCCGATCTGCGCTCCACGGTATGGCTGCTCGAGGGTGAGGGCCCGACCCCGCTCGAGCTGCCCTCCATGGACGTCGGTCTGCACCGGTGGCTCGACGAGGACACCGTGCTGCTGCTCGGCAACGCTCTGACCCGAGACGAACTCGACTTCGTCGGGCAGATGCCCGGACTCTTCGTCCACGACCTGACAACGGCTTCCACGAGGCGGCTGACGGACCCGGAGACTGTGGCCATGGCATCGATCCCGCCGCGAATCGACGGGGGAGCGATCATCGCCGCCGTCGACACCGACGGAGCCACCCGTGTCGTTCGCATCGGCCTCGACGCCGCAGAGATCGGCTTCGACGAACTCGAGTTCCTCACCGACGACACCACAGTCGTCAACGGCTTCGACCTCAACGACGCGGCCCTCGTCTTCACCGGGGCGACCCCGCAGTCCCCGGCGGTGCTCGGCCGCATCCCCATCGATGGCCGCCCGGATTCCGGGACCGCCTCGGCGCCGGGCGACGTTGTCGTCGTCAAGGAACATCCGGGGCCGGCGAACTCCGTCCTGCCCCAGGTGCTGCGTGTGCCCGGCGAATCCGGCACGATCACCGGCTGGCTGGCCAAACCGCACGGTGAGGGGCCCTTCCCGGTCATCCTCAACATCCACGGCGGACCCTTCGCCCAGTACACCCACTCGTGGTTCGACGAGACCCAGGTGCTCACCTCCGCGGGATATGCAGTCGTGTTCTCGAACCCGCGCGGCTCCGGCGGGCGCACCCGCAGCTGGGGGATCGCAGTCCAAGGCGACATGGCGGCACCGGCGATGGCCGACGTGCTCGCCGTCCTCGACCACGCCCTCGAATCCGATCCCACCCTCGACAGCAGCCGTCTGGGCATCCAGGGCGGATCGTATGGGGGATATCTCACAGCCATGACGATCGCCGCGGACCAGCGCTTCCGCGGAGCCATCGTCGAACGCGGCTACCTCGACCCCGACAGCTTCGTCGGAACCTCCGACATCGGCCGCTTCTTCACCGAGGAGTACACGAGCCGCAGCCGTGAGGCGATCGTGCGCCAATCGCCCCTGGCCCATGCCCCGCAGGTCGGCACACCGACCCTGGTGATGCATTCGGAACGCGACTTCCGCTGCCCGCTGGAACAGGCCCAGCAGTACTATGCGGCCCTGCAGCGAGCCGGAGTCGACACCGAGATGCTCATCTTCCCAGGCGAGAACCACGAGCTCTCCCGGGCCGGCCAGCCTCGCCACCGCAGGCAGCGCTTCGAAGCCATCCTCGACTGGTGGGATCGGCATCTGAGCGGCCGGAAACGGACGCAGCCAGAGGGCGAGCGACATCGCCCGCAAGCGGCTGACCCGAGCGCCGCCGCAGCGCCCGACTCCGCGTCATGA
- the thrS gene encoding threonine--tRNA ligase, whose translation MADSIDCAGESIPWKEGLTGTEIFSADRTVVAMWLNGEPADLSRELQPGERIAPITIDSDAGLDILRHSTGHVTAQAVQELFPGTKLGIGPYITDGYYFDFDVAEPFTPEDLKAIQKKAAQIVKSGQTFNRVVVTEDEARERMANEPYKLELIDDKGKGADEETSVEVGGGELTVYENVDRKGEVVWQDLCRGPHLPNTKLIGNGFAITRSSAAYWRGDQANASLQRVYGTAWASKDDLKAYQDRIAEAERRDHRKLGAEMDLFSFPEELGSGLPVFHPKGGVIKREMEDYVRARHIDEGFEYVGTPHISKETLYFTSGHLPYYGENMFPSIAVDEVRDESGEVVKEGTPYRLKAMNCPMHNLIYRSRGRSYRDLPLRLFEFGTVYRDEASGVIHGLTRVRALTQDDSHSYVAQEDAAAEIRHLLGFVLSLLRDFGLDDFYLELSTRDEDGKKADKFIGSDEQWVEATSVLEEVAQETGLELVPDPGGAAFYGPKISVQARDAIGRTWQMSTVQLDFNQPERFGLEYVAADGSRKQPVMIHSAKFGSIERFLGVLTEHYAGAFPVWLAPVQVTCIPVADEFDDYLAEVADQLRRAGVRVEIDDSDDRFPKKIRNASKSKVPFTLIAGGEDRDAGAVSFRFRSGEQENGVPVAEAVRRILDAIETKAQV comes from the coding sequence GTGGCAGACAGCATTGACTGCGCGGGCGAAAGCATTCCCTGGAAAGAGGGGCTGACCGGAACGGAGATCTTCTCCGCCGACCGCACGGTCGTTGCGATGTGGTTGAACGGCGAACCCGCCGACCTCAGCCGCGAACTGCAGCCAGGTGAGCGGATCGCACCGATCACCATCGACTCCGACGCCGGACTCGACATCCTGCGCCACTCCACCGGTCACGTCACCGCTCAAGCCGTCCAGGAGCTCTTCCCCGGCACCAAGCTCGGCATCGGGCCCTACATCACCGACGGGTACTACTTCGACTTCGACGTCGCCGAGCCCTTCACCCCCGAAGACCTCAAGGCGATTCAGAAGAAGGCCGCCCAGATCGTCAAGTCCGGTCAGACCTTCAACCGCGTCGTCGTCACCGAGGACGAGGCACGGGAGCGCATGGCGAACGAGCCCTACAAGCTCGAACTCATCGACGACAAGGGCAAGGGCGCCGACGAGGAGACCTCCGTGGAGGTCGGCGGCGGTGAGCTCACCGTCTACGAAAACGTCGACCGCAAGGGCGAAGTCGTGTGGCAGGACCTGTGCCGCGGCCCTCACCTGCCAAACACCAAGCTCATCGGCAACGGCTTCGCCATCACCCGATCCTCGGCCGCCTACTGGCGCGGCGACCAGGCGAATGCGAGCCTGCAACGCGTGTACGGAACCGCCTGGGCCTCGAAGGACGACCTCAAGGCCTACCAGGACCGCATCGCCGAGGCCGAACGCCGCGACCACCGCAAGCTCGGTGCCGAAATGGATCTGTTCTCCTTCCCCGAGGAGCTCGGCTCCGGTCTGCCCGTCTTCCACCCCAAGGGCGGTGTGATCAAACGGGAGATGGAGGACTACGTCCGCGCCCGCCACATCGACGAGGGCTTCGAATACGTCGGCACCCCGCACATCTCGAAAGAGACTCTCTACTTTACCTCGGGCCACCTGCCCTACTACGGCGAGAACATGTTCCCCTCGATCGCCGTCGATGAGGTCCGCGACGAATCCGGCGAGGTCGTCAAGGAGGGCACTCCGTACCGGCTCAAGGCCATGAACTGCCCGATGCACAACCTCATCTACCGGTCCCGCGGCCGCTCCTATCGCGACCTGCCGCTGCGCCTGTTCGAGTTCGGCACCGTCTACCGCGACGAGGCCTCCGGAGTCATCCACGGCCTCACCCGCGTCCGTGCCCTGACTCAGGACGACTCGCACTCCTACGTGGCCCAGGAAGACGCCGCCGCGGAGATCCGCCACCTGCTGGGCTTCGTGCTCAGCCTGCTGCGCGACTTCGGCCTCGACGACTTCTACCTCGAGCTCTCCACCCGAGACGAGGACGGGAAGAAGGCCGACAAGTTCATCGGCTCCGACGAACAGTGGGTCGAAGCCACCAGCGTGCTCGAGGAGGTCGCCCAGGAGACCGGGCTCGAACTCGTCCCCGACCCGGGCGGCGCGGCCTTCTACGGACCGAAGATCTCCGTCCAGGCCCGCGACGCCATCGGCCGCACCTGGCAGATGTCGACCGTCCAGCTCGACTTCAACCAGCCCGAGCGCTTCGGACTCGAATACGTCGCCGCCGACGGCTCCCGCAAGCAGCCGGTGATGATCCACTCCGCGAAGTTCGGCTCCATCGAACGCTTCCTCGGCGTGCTCACCGAGCACTACGCCGGCGCCTTCCCCGTGTGGCTGGCACCCGTGCAGGTGACCTGCATTCCCGTGGCCGATGAGTTCGACGACTACCTCGCCGAGGTGGCCGACCAGCTGCGCAGGGCCGGAGTCCGGGTGGAGATCGACGACAGCGACGACCGGTTCCCGAAGAAGATCCGCAACGCATCGAAGTCGAAGGTGCCCTTCACCCTCATCGCCGGAGGAGAAGACCGCGACGCAGGTGCCGTGTCCTTCCGCTTCCGCAGCGGCGAACAGGAGAACGGCGTGCCCGTCGCCGAGGCGGTGCGACGAATCCTCGACGCGATCGAGACCAAGGCCCAAGTATGA
- the zapE gene encoding cell division protein ZapE, protein MNAEQTLVALSDRSPQVAPEELIAGLVPPPQFEDVSFDSYRTDPAEPSQEEARNKLREFTERSTSKGFFGRLFSKGRTGAKGVYLDGGYGVGKTHLLASAWHANEKPATFGTFVEYTNLVGALGFARARDDLSKMKLVCVDEFELDDPGDTVLMSRLMRELTDAGVKIIATSNTLPGSLGEGRFAAQDFLREIQALAEQFEVYRIDGKDYRARELTAPADPLSESELDAAASRLEGVVARDDFSELLSHLSTVHPSRYGRMVDGIDAAVWENVRTIDNESVALRFVALVDRLYDRNVHIINSGAALDAVFTEESLAGGYKKKYMRCLSRLTALSS, encoded by the coding sequence GTGAATGCCGAGCAGACTCTGGTCGCACTGAGCGACCGTTCCCCACAGGTTGCCCCCGAAGAGCTCATCGCAGGTCTCGTCCCGCCGCCTCAGTTCGAGGACGTGTCCTTCGACAGCTATCGCACCGATCCGGCCGAGCCCTCGCAGGAAGAGGCACGGAACAAGCTGCGGGAATTCACCGAACGCTCGACGAGCAAGGGATTCTTCGGCAGACTCTTCTCGAAGGGCCGAACCGGTGCCAAGGGCGTCTACCTCGACGGCGGCTACGGCGTCGGCAAGACCCACCTGCTGGCCTCGGCCTGGCACGCGAATGAGAAGCCGGCCACCTTCGGCACCTTCGTCGAATACACGAATCTCGTCGGAGCCTTGGGCTTCGCCCGGGCCCGCGACGACCTGTCGAAGATGAAGCTCGTCTGCGTCGACGAGTTCGAACTCGACGATCCCGGCGACACCGTGCTCATGTCGCGGCTGATGCGGGAACTCACCGACGCGGGAGTGAAGATCATCGCCACATCGAACACTCTGCCCGGATCTCTGGGGGAGGGGCGCTTCGCCGCTCAGGATTTCCTGCGCGAGATTCAGGCGCTGGCCGAACAGTTCGAGGTCTACCGCATCGACGGCAAGGACTACCGTGCCCGTGAGCTCACCGCTCCGGCCGATCCGCTGTCTGAGTCCGAACTCGACGCGGCCGCGAGCCGGCTGGAGGGAGTCGTCGCCCGGGATGACTTCTCCGAGCTGCTGAGCCACCTGTCCACCGTCCACCCCTCACGCTACGGGCGGATGGTCGACGGCATCGATGCCGCTGTGTGGGAGAACGTGCGCACAATCGACAACGAGAGCGTGGCTCTGCGCTTCGTCGCTCTCGTCGACCGGCTCTACGACCGCAATGTCCACATCATCAATTCCGGAGCCGCCCTCGACGCTGTCTTCACCGAGGAGTCGCTGGCCGGCGGGTACAAGAAGAAGTACATGCGTTGCCTCTCGCGCCTCACCGCCCTGTCGTCCTGA
- a CDS encoding NUDIX hydrolase yields the protein MKPRKASRVVLLNERDEVLLIRAQDLLTPSHQWWMTCGGGSELGESAAQTAARELAEETGIECEPHELIGPLATRDEVFEFTEKSLRQVETYFAFRTAEDIELEDAVWTDIEKRSLLEFRWWTREELLDTTETIYPKNLLGLIDLATAGSVPEVPLVID from the coding sequence ATGAAACCTCGTAAAGCCTCAAGGGTCGTTTTACTCAATGAGCGCGACGAGGTTCTCCTGATCCGGGCCCAAGATCTGCTCACACCCAGTCACCAATGGTGGATGACCTGCGGCGGCGGCTCCGAACTCGGCGAGTCGGCTGCGCAGACGGCGGCCCGGGAGCTGGCGGAGGAGACCGGGATCGAATGCGAACCGCACGAACTCATCGGCCCCCTGGCCACTCGTGACGAGGTCTTCGAGTTCACGGAGAAGTCGCTGCGCCAAGTCGAGACGTACTTCGCGTTCCGCACCGCTGAGGACATCGAACTCGAAGACGCGGTCTGGACGGACATCGAGAAGCGCAGCCTGCTCGAATTCCGCTGGTGGACCCGCGAGGAGCTTCTGGACACGACGGAGACGATCTATCCGAAGAATCTGCTGGGCCTCATCGATCTGGCCACCGCCGGGTCCGTTCCCGAAGTGCCGCTGGTCATCGACTGA
- a CDS encoding YebC/PmpR family DNA-binding transcriptional regulator yields MSGHSKWATTKHKKAAIDAKRGKLFAKLIKNIEVAARNGGPDPDGNPTLFDAIQKAKKNSVPADNITRAVKRGGGLDGSGVNYETIMYEGYAAGGVALLIECLTDNRNRAASEVRVAVTRNGGSMADPGSVTYNFNRRGVITVGADETDEEAILLATMDAGAEEVKEVGEKFEIICEATDLVAVRTALVDAGIDYDSAEASFVPELEVSLDAETAQKVFTLIDALEDSDEVQNVYSNADVSDEVLAELDA; encoded by the coding sequence GTGTCAGGTCATTCCAAATGGGCAACGACTAAACACAAGAAAGCTGCCATCGATGCCAAGCGCGGCAAACTCTTCGCCAAGCTGATCAAGAACATCGAGGTTGCCGCTCGCAACGGTGGACCTGACCCCGACGGCAACCCGACGCTGTTCGATGCGATCCAGAAGGCGAAGAAGAACTCGGTCCCCGCCGACAACATCACCCGCGCGGTCAAGCGCGGCGGCGGCCTCGACGGTTCCGGAGTCAACTACGAGACGATCATGTACGAAGGCTACGCCGCCGGCGGTGTGGCGCTGCTCATCGAGTGCCTCACCGACAACCGCAACCGTGCGGCCTCCGAGGTGCGCGTGGCCGTGACCCGCAACGGCGGGAGCATGGCCGATCCGGGCTCCGTGACGTACAACTTCAACCGCAGGGGCGTCATCACCGTGGGTGCGGACGAGACCGATGAAGAGGCCATCCTGCTGGCGACCATGGACGCCGGAGCCGAAGAGGTCAAGGAAGTCGGCGAGAAGTTCGAGATCATCTGCGAGGCCACCGACCTCGTGGCCGTGCGCACCGCCCTCGTCGACGCCGGAATCGACTACGACTCGGCCGAAGCCTCATTCGTTCCCGAGCTCGAGGTCAGCCTCGACGCGGAGACCGCGCAGAAGGTCTTCACCCTCATCGACGCGCTCGAAGACAGCGACGAGGTGCAGAACGTCTACTCGAACGCCGATGTCAGCGATGAGGTCCTCGCCGAACTCGATGCCTGA
- the ruvA gene encoding Holliday junction branch migration protein RuvA, with the protein MISFLSGTVHRIAADHLVVLTYGVGRKVHVTPDTLAGTRHGAEIELVTSLVVREDSMTLYGFTTEDENHTFDVLLSISGIGPRLAMAILSVMGPDELAAAITNQNADALTRVPGIGKKGASRIILELENKLPKLTASAPGPTLSFGGGNQQVVDALVGLGWKEPQAEEVVAEVVKETGAEAGTSVVLKAALKVLGAKR; encoded by the coding sequence GTGATCAGTTTCCTCAGCGGTACGGTGCATCGGATCGCAGCTGACCACCTCGTCGTTCTCACCTACGGAGTCGGCCGCAAGGTCCACGTCACCCCCGATACACTGGCCGGAACCCGGCACGGCGCCGAGATCGAACTGGTCACCAGCCTCGTGGTGCGCGAAGACTCGATGACCCTCTACGGCTTCACCACCGAAGACGAGAACCACACCTTCGACGTGCTCCTGTCGATCTCCGGAATCGGCCCCCGTCTGGCGATGGCGATCCTGTCGGTCATGGGACCCGACGAACTCGCCGCCGCGATCACGAATCAGAACGCCGATGCGCTCACCCGGGTGCCGGGAATCGGGAAGAAGGGCGCCTCGCGCATCATCCTCGAACTCGAGAACAAGCTGCCCAAACTCACCGCGTCCGCTCCCGGACCGACTCTGTCCTTCGGCGGCGGCAATCAGCAGGTCGTCGACGCTCTCGTGGGCCTCGGCTGGAAGGAACCGCAGGCCGAAGAGGTCGTCGCCGAGGTCGTCAAGGAGACCGGCGCTGAAGCCGGCACTTCTGTGGTCCTCAAGGCCGCACTGAAGGTCCTGGGTGCGAAGAGATGA
- a CDS encoding HIT family protein codes for MSGGDEDPSASEHRGGRLGEGIPYPEAAAGFPGEPDGFQRLWTPHRMVYIDGQDKPKDDGAGECPFCTAPSKTDEDGLIVARGRNVFAVLNLYPYNPGHLLICPYRHVADYTDLTADETVELAEFTQQAMRVIRAVSGPHGFNLGMNQGPVAGAGIAAHLHQHVVPRWGGDANFLPVIAQTKALPQVHADVQARLSKEWNR; via the coding sequence ATGAGCGGAGGCGACGAGGACCCGTCCGCATCGGAGCACCGAGGCGGCCGCCTCGGCGAGGGGATTCCCTATCCCGAGGCCGCCGCCGGGTTCCCCGGGGAACCCGATGGATTCCAACGCCTGTGGACCCCGCACCGGATGGTCTACATCGACGGTCAGGACAAACCGAAGGACGACGGTGCCGGCGAATGCCCGTTCTGCACGGCCCCGTCGAAGACCGACGAGGACGGCCTCATCGTCGCTCGCGGCCGGAACGTGTTCGCGGTGCTCAACCTCTATCCGTACAACCCCGGCCACCTGCTCATCTGCCCCTACCGCCACGTTGCGGACTACACGGACCTGACCGCGGACGAGACCGTCGAACTCGCCGAATTCACCCAACAGGCGATGCGCGTCATCCGGGCCGTGTCCGGACCCCACGGATTCAACCTGGGCATGAACCAGGGACCGGTCGCCGGAGCCGGAATCGCCGCGCACCTGCACCAGCACGTCGTCCCGCGCTGGGGCGGAGACGCGAACTTCCTGCCCGTGATCGCCCAGACGAAGGCCCTGCCGCAAGTGCACGCCGATGTGCAGGCACGCCTGTCAAAGGAATGGAACCGATGA
- a CDS encoding TIGR02611 family protein: protein MNPESPQTRPKGWLSRHHRQGPRPWRKLRLGFLRWRRTVLANPHTARIYRSIVGGLGTLIVLIGLVLVPLPGPGWLIVIIGLFIISSEFRWAQRLLHFVRVNVERWTHWIMAQRLWVRWTVGAVTAAFVAVIVWFALRLTGLPDWVPDLRIFDVIGLR from the coding sequence GTGAACCCAGAGAGTCCGCAGACCCGCCCCAAGGGCTGGTTGTCACGCCACCATCGACAAGGCCCCCGTCCGTGGCGCAAGCTGCGTCTGGGTTTCCTCCGCTGGCGTCGCACGGTGCTGGCCAATCCGCACACTGCGCGCATCTATCGCAGCATCGTCGGCGGTCTCGGCACGCTCATCGTGCTCATCGGCCTCGTGCTCGTTCCGCTGCCCGGCCCCGGCTGGCTCATCGTCATCATCGGTCTGTTCATCATCTCCAGCGAGTTCCGCTGGGCTCAGCGCCTTCTGCATTTCGTCCGGGTGAATGTCGAACGCTGGACGCATTGGATCATGGCGCAGCGGCTGTGGGTGCGGTGGACCGTCGGTGCGGTGACGGCAGCGTTCGTGGCCGTCATCGTGTGGTTCGCTCTCAGGCTCACGGGTCTGCCCGATTGGGTCCCGGACCTGCGCATCTTCGATGTGATCGGCCTGCGCTGA
- a CDS encoding DUF4190 domain-containing protein, whose protein sequence is MSTPQNPYGSGDGSPDNPNGQNPNNQPPNAPDYGNDQNAGQQPGQYGAEQSGQQYGSSGNQPYGSQPNYGQGGNDGSQQYGQQPPQYGSQPNYGQGGNDGSQQYGQQPPQYGSQPNYGASYGQDPNSQNPYGQGQPDQNPYGQNPYDANAQGYDANQYGQQPAYAGAEGSSDQFMPANPNAAYGQYPSGSGGNTSKNIWGILALIGGIVGILGAFVFGGGALFGIAAVIFGFVGLSAVKKGLASNKGLNITGIILGIVSVVISIIVIVATIMFGAFIFKAADEAASSSASPGTSQGAGQDPSPGSDGGEAAPAQAGEVEIGDDVTAAINVRPGTASSSASGAESTNGEIAVVTMTVKNNSSSDVEMTLTNLAATDGGSKEYDDVFDGSNYKGSLAFTDPVPAGGETTYELAYAVPSAEIDGMHLKLELVDDLGKGKDFEFYKQ, encoded by the coding sequence ATGTCTACTCCTCAGAACCCGTACGGATCGGGTGACGGTTCGCCCGACAACCCCAACGGGCAGAACCCGAACAACCAGCCGCCGAACGCCCCCGATTACGGCAACGATCAGAACGCCGGACAACAGCCCGGTCAGTACGGCGCGGAGCAGTCCGGTCAGCAGTACGGATCGTCAGGCAACCAGCCCTACGGCTCGCAGCCGAACTACGGTCAGGGCGGCAACGACGGCTCGCAGCAGTACGGGCAACAGCCTCCCCAGTATGGCTCGCAGCCGAACTACGGTCAGGGCGGCAACGACGGCTCGCAGCAGTACGGGCAGCAGCCTCCCCAGTATGGCTCGCAGCCGAACTACGGTGCGTCGTACGGCCAGGATCCGAACAGCCAGAACCCGTACGGCCAGGGACAGCCTGACCAGAACCCGTACGGCCAGAATCCCTACGACGCCAACGCGCAGGGATACGACGCCAATCAGTACGGCCAGCAGCCGGCCTACGCTGGCGCCGAGGGGTCCTCCGATCAGTTCATGCCGGCCAACCCGAACGCCGCCTACGGTCAGTACCCGTCGGGCAGCGGCGGCAACACGTCGAAGAACATCTGGGGCATCCTCGCTCTCATCGGCGGCATCGTCGGCATTCTCGGGGCCTTCGTCTTCGGCGGCGGCGCACTCTTCGGCATCGCCGCGGTGATCTTCGGCTTCGTCGGCCTCTCTGCGGTCAAGAAGGGCCTCGCCAGCAACAAGGGCCTCAACATCACCGGCATCATCCTCGGCATCGTGTCGGTCGTCATCTCGATCATCGTGATCGTTGCGACCATCATGTTCGGCGCGTTCATCTTCAAGGCCGCCGACGAAGCCGCCAGCTCCTCTGCTTCGCCCGGCACGAGCCAGGGCGCCGGTCAGGACCCGAGCCCGGGATCGGACGGCGGAGAGGCCGCACCCGCTCAGGCAGGCGAGGTCGAGATCGGTGACGACGTCACCGCCGCGATCAATGTCCGCCCGGGCACCGCATCGTCGTCCGCTTCCGGTGCCGAGTCGACGAATGGTGAGATCGCCGTCGTGACGATGACCGTGAAGAACAATTCGAGCTCCGACGTGGAGATGACTCTCACGAATCTCGCTGCCACCGACGGAGGCAGCAAGGAATACGACGACGTCTTCGACGGGTCGAACTACAAGGGCTCGCTGGCCTTCACCGATCCCGTGCCTGCCGGCGGCGAAACGACCTATGAACTCGCCTATGCCGTTCCCAGTGCAGAGATCGATGGGATGCACCTCAAGCTCGAGCTCGTCGACGACCTCGGCAAGGGCAAGGACTTCGAGTTCTACAAGCAGTGA
- the ruvC gene encoding crossover junction endodeoxyribonuclease RuvC has product MRILGVDPGLTRCGLGVIDTLPARKAKMVAVDVLRTPSADSVDLRLGSIAESFDTWLDRYRPDVVAIERVFARNDVSTIMGTAQASGLTMGLAARRGLPVAMHTPSEVKAAITGSGRADKKQITSMVTRILGLDAPPKPADAADALAIAICHSWRGALSAQSTPGMNKDLTERKAGGRQGSGLTKAQQQWAEAMRRAK; this is encoded by the coding sequence ATGCGCATCCTCGGCGTTGATCCCGGTCTGACCCGGTGCGGGCTCGGTGTCATCGACACCCTGCCCGCCCGGAAGGCGAAGATGGTCGCCGTCGACGTTCTGCGCACCCCTTCGGCCGACTCTGTCGACCTGCGTCTCGGATCCATCGCCGAGTCGTTCGACACCTGGTTGGACAGGTACCGTCCCGACGTCGTGGCCATCGAACGGGTCTTCGCCCGCAACGACGTGTCCACGATCATGGGTACGGCCCAGGCATCGGGACTGACCATGGGGCTGGCGGCCCGCCGCGGACTGCCCGTGGCCATGCACACCCCGTCCGAGGTCAAGGCCGCGATCACCGGCTCCGGTCGTGCCGACAAGAAGCAGATCACTTCGATGGTGACGCGGATCCTCGGACTCGACGCACCGCCGAAGCCCGCCGATGCCGCCGATGCTCTGGCGATCGCCATCTGCCATTCCTGGCGCGGGGCCCTGTCGGCCCAATCGACACCGGGCATGAACAAGGACCTCACCGAACGCAAGGCCGGCGGCCGCCAGGGCAGCGGACTGACGAAGGCCCAGCAGCAGTGGGCCGAGGCTATGCGGCGCGCCAAATGA